The DNA sequence TGTTTCTTTAACTTCTGGCTTGTCCATCTCAAGGTCGAATTGATGGGCGCCATCTGGAATTGTAATCAAACTGCTGTCAACGCCGAGTTCTTGAAGTTTCTCATTCATGTTAACTGATTCGGAATACGGTACATCGTCATCAGCATCTCCATGCAGGAGCAGTGTAGGCGGGTAAGAAGTATCTGCAAGATCTATTGGACAGTATTGTTTCAAGCGATTCATTTCAAGAATTGGGCTCATACCGGTCACGTAGTCGAGCCATTTGCCTTGTTGCCGGCAGAATAGATAGATGCCATAGCGCTTTTCTATCGGAGCCTCCGAAATTGGTTGATTTCCAATTAATTGGCGAGCAAGAGGTTCGGGGACCTTTTTGTCCTTATTGAAATAACGGCTTGGCATACGGTACCAGCCACCAAGAATATTGCCGTAGCCATAGAATGAAATAATCGCTTTCGGCTTTACGGGAAACGTGCCGCTTAGTAAAGAAAGGTAGCCACCTGCAGAACTGCCGATTACAGCAACGCGTTCACGGTCGTAGTTCATTTCAGCCGGAGCATCTTCTTGAACCCAACGCATACAGTCGGCAAGATCTGTTGCAATTTCTGGCAACTTTGTTTCGGGAGCAAGTCGATAATTGATCGAGAATACATTATATCCGGCTTCATTATATAGATGAAGTTGTTCATTATTCAGATCTTTCTTTGATCCCCAAATTAGTCCGCCTCCATGAATATATATGAGGAGTGGGGCATTTTTTGATCTGGCAGGATAAAAGTCTCCAGTAATTTCAAAACCGGAGTTCGTCTTATAAGTAAATGTTTCCATATTATAATAGACCCCTTTTAATAATCATTAAGATACCAATAATATTGTTGATAAGTATAATTATACAGGTAATTTAATGACTTCACAAAAAGTCCAAAAATCCTTTAAGCCTTTACTTATAGCCAGTCGGAAAAGGATAAAGACGGAAAGTTCATGTTTTAATAAAAAAGACTGTTGTCAAAACAAGGTTTAAACACATATAATACCGTTATTAAGAAATATGACACTATATCACTTTCGATCTACTATAATATCCCCTAATACCACATCTACCCGTCATTTTTCCAATTCAAACTAATTTATTGAAGAAAGAATGATGATAGTTGAGTAAAAGAATTGAAAAAAAGAGAATCCGAAAGCTTATCGAAAATACTATTAAGACAGTTCAAATGAAAGTTCCAACAGGGATACAGAGAACGGGCGTTAACATGAGCTATGATTATATTGAGGATCGTGTTTATGTTGATTGCGAACGCGTTACCAAGGCGCATTCAGAAATGAAAGCCCCTGTACTTCTTGAGGAATATATAAAAACACTTACTATTCATGAGCTCGGCCACGCGATAGATCGTGATTCGCTGTTGTCCTCCATGAACAGAATGATTGAGATTGCCAAGCTGAAGAGAAAACATGCTTTTATTGAACGGCGCGAAAAGCTTGAACTTTTTTCCGTTGATATTGAAGCTCATGAAATGGACATTGAATTCGAAAAAACGGCTTGGAACAATGCACGCCTATTAAATAAGAAGTATCACGTTGTAAGTGAGGAAGTTTTTGATCAGATTGAGGCTCACAGTATGTCCAGCTACATGAATTTTTACGAGAAGGATCTAATTACGTATAAGAGACTTGTCGCTGCAGAAAGAATGAAAGAAAGACCAATAGAAACAATTGAAATAACAGGGCAAATTCCAGTATGAAGCATATGCATCTTACTGGAATTTGCTTTTTTTCTACATCTTTTTCAGAAATTGACGATAATAGTAAAAACAATGTAAATAAGGAGGAAAATCTTTGGGTAAGTCTGTTGGTAAGAAACTTGGTATTATATTTGCTGTTTTCATGATTGTCATTTTACTGATCAGCGTTGTCGGAATCATCAGCACATATAAGCTGAACAGCAACGCCAGGGAAATGAGCGAGAAAGTGTTGCCAAAACTTCAGCTTGCAGAGAATCTGGAAAAGAAAGCAAGTGACATGCTATCTCTTGTACAGCGTCATATTCTCTCAAAAGATGCTGAATTTGAACAGAAGTACGAGGCACAGATTGATGAAACGGTAAATGATTTGGATAAAACTTTTACAGATTATAGCAGACTCGTTTCAACTGATAAAGAAAGAACATTGCTTCAGGA is a window from the Aciduricibacillus chroicocephali genome containing:
- a CDS encoding alpha/beta hydrolase, which gives rise to METFTYKTNSGFEITGDFYPARSKNAPLLIYIHGGGLIWGSKKDLNNEQLHLYNEAGYNVFSINYRLAPETKLPEIATDLADCMRWVQEDAPAEMNYDRERVAVIGSSAGGYLSLLSGTFPVKPKAIISFYGYGNILGGWYRMPSRYFNKDKKVPEPLARQLIGNQPISEAPIEKRYGIYLFCRQQGKWLDYVTGMSPILEMNRLKQYCPIDLADTSYPPTLLLHGDADDDVPYSESVNMNEKLQELGVDSSLITIPDGAHQFDLEMDKPEVKETFIEVLDFLKMHL
- a CDS encoding integrase, which codes for MSKRIEKKRIRKLIENTIKTVQMKVPTGIQRTGVNMSYDYIEDRVYVDCERVTKAHSEMKAPVLLEEYIKTLTIHELGHAIDRDSLLSSMNRMIEIAKLKRKHAFIERREKLELFSVDIEAHEMDIEFEKTAWNNARLLNKKYHVVSEEVFDQIEAHSMSSYMNFYEKDLITYKRLVAAERMKERPIETIEITGQIPV